One Mycolicibacterium sp. ND9-15 genomic window, GGTTGGTCGCGGCGACCAGCACCATCGACAGGTTGACCGCACCCGCGATCACCATCGCGATGCCGACATCCCATCGGGTGATTCGCAACAGCATCCGTCGCCTCGGGCCGGGGCCCGGATGGCCGTGTCGGTCCCGCGCCAGGCCCGAGTGCAGATACACCGCGTGCGGCATCACGGTGGCGCCCAGCATGGCCGCCGCGATCAGCACGCTCTCGGCGCCGGCGAATTTCGGTACCAGACCGGCAGCCGCCTCGCCGAGCGGCGGGGGAGCGACGAACAGGCTGGCGAGAAATCCGACCGCGATGATCGACAGCAGGCCGGTGATGACGCGTTCGAACGAACTCTGGCCGTGGCGGTCCTTGACCAACAGCAACAGCAGCGAGACGGCACCGGTGATGATGCCGCCGGTGAGCAGGGGCAGGTCGAACAGCAGGTACAGCGCGATCGCGCCGCCCACGACCTCGGCGAGATCGGTTGCCATCGCGACCATTTCGGCTTGCAGCCAATAGGTCAGCCGGGTGCGGCGGCGCATCCGGTTACCCACCGCTTCGGGCAGCGACATCCCGGTCACCAGGCCGAGCTTGGCCGATAGGTACTGCACGATGCAGGCCATCGCGTTGGCCGCGACGATGACCCAGACCAGCAGGAAGCCGAACTGTGCGCCGGCACTGACGTTGGCGGCGACGTTGCCGGGGTCGACGTAGGCGATGGCCGCCACGAACGCCGGGCCGAGCAGCACCCAGCTCGGCCGCAGCTTGACCTCGCTGCGCTGGTCCACGCGCCTCACTTTCTATCCGGAGTAGCGAATAGAAAAGTTAGGTTAGGCGAAACCTGTCGAGCGCGGGAGCGCGGGTGCTATCTGTGCCGGCCGCCGAGCCCGATCACGGGAAGAAGAAGCCGTCGCCTTCCCACATGCTTCCCCATGGACCGACGTACTCCTGTTGGGCGGGGGTGGCGTCGATCGAGACGTTGCCCGGTGTCACGCATTCGGTGGTGGAACCGCCGATGGCCTGTGCGCCGCCGGTGTCGACACACTGCGGCAGCGTTGGATCGGGAGCCGGTTCGGCGCCGGCCGGCGGTGCCGCGAGGGCCGCGGCGATGCCGCCGGCTGCGATGACCGGGGCGAGATAACGAAGTGTGGTCCGCATAGGCATGTCCTCAGTCTGGTCTACCCCCGGCCTCGGCGCACAGCGTACAAGCCTTTCGGCGCCGGCCGACGGATGTCCTGTCATAGATCCGGGATGGGCATGTCCAGATTCGGGACCGTCAAGCCACCGTCGACCTCCAGCGTCTTGCCGGTGAGGTAGCTGCCGGCGGGCGAGGCGAGGTACACCGCGGCCGCGGCGATGTCGTGCGGCTCGCCCAACCGGCGCAGCGGGGTGGCCTCTTCCATCGGCTTACGCAGTTCGTCGTTGGAGGCCACGATGTCGAGCGCCGACGTCAGGATCGACCCCGGCGCGATGGCGTTGACCCGGATACGCGGGCACAAATCGAGCGCGGCGAGCCGGGTGTAGTGGGCGAGCGCCGCCTTGGCCGTGCCGTAGGCGGCGAATCCGCGACCGGCCAACCGGCCCATGGTGGAGGTGATGTTGATGATGCTGCCGCCGCCGGAGTGCTCGAGCATCAGCGGGACGGCGGCGGTGGTGAGCGCGTGCGCGGTGGTGACGTTGAAGGTGAACGCGTCGCGCAGATCCTTGGTGGACGTGTTGAGTAGCGCGTTCGGCATGGTGCCGCCGACGTTGTTGACGACGATGTCCAGTTTCCCGAACGCCTCGATCGCGGTCTCGGCCAGCGTCGCGGTGTCCTCGGGATGCGCGAGGTCGGCCGCCACGACGTGCGCCCTGCGGCCGACGCCCTTTATCTGGCCGGCCACCTCCTCGAGTTGCGACTGCGTGCGCGACGCGATCACCACGTCCGCACCGGCTTCCGCGAATGCGAGCGCCATCGCTGCACCCAGGCCGCGGCCCGCGCCGGTGACCACTGCCACTTGATCGTCCAGTCGGAATCTGTCCAGAATCACGTTTCGGAGTCCTTTCCTCGCGGGCGAACCGTAACAGGGCACGGCAACTGCGCCGATTTCTGCAAGGGGGTCGCTGGCCGCGTCGTTTCACAGCCCTACCGCAGATCTCGGCGCCAGAAGCGCTACTTCTTCGATGCCGCCTTCTTCGCCAGCGCCTTCTTAGCCGCCTTCTTGGCCGGCGGCTTCTTAGCGGGCGTTTTCTTGGCGGTGCTGTTTTTCGCCGACGCCTTCTTCGCGGCTGCCTTCGCGGCGGGCTTGTCCCCGTCGTCGGAACTGCGCGAGCCACCGCGGCCCTCGCGCCGCGCCTTCACGCTGGCCTCGAGCTTGGCCAACAGGTCGGAGACGTCCTCGGTCTCGTCGAGTTCCTGCGGCTGGTCCTCGGTGGTAAAGGCTTCGCCGCCTTCGAGTTTGGCTTGGATCAGCTCGTGCAGTTGCTGCTGATAGTCGTCGTGATAGCGGTCGGGATTGAAGTCGTCGGTCATCGAATCGACAACCTGGGTGGCCATTTTCAGCTCGGCCGGCCTGATGTCG contains:
- a CDS encoding Nramp family divalent metal transporter; amino-acid sequence: MDQRSEVKLRPSWVLLGPAFVAAIAYVDPGNVAANVSAGAQFGFLLVWVIVAANAMACIVQYLSAKLGLVTGMSLPEAVGNRMRRRTRLTYWLQAEMVAMATDLAEVVGGAIALYLLFDLPLLTGGIITGAVSLLLLLVKDRHGQSSFERVITGLLSIIAVGFLASLFVAPPPLGEAAAGLVPKFAGAESVLIAAAMLGATVMPHAVYLHSGLARDRHGHPGPGPRRRMLLRITRWDVGIAMVIAGAVNLSMVLVAATNLQGQENTDSIEGAHAAVGAALGPTIALLFAIGLLASGLASSSVGAYAGAMIMQGLLHRAIPLVLRRLITLLPALVILAVGVDPSRALVLSQVVLSFGIPFALIPLVRLTSDRTLMGDDTNHGVTTALGWGIAGVISLLNVVLIYLTLTG
- a CDS encoding SDR family oxidoreductase — translated: MILDRFRLDDQVAVVTGAGRGLGAAMALAFAEAGADVVIASRTQSQLEEVAGQIKGVGRRAHVVAADLAHPEDTATLAETAIEAFGKLDIVVNNVGGTMPNALLNTSTKDLRDAFTFNVTTAHALTTAAVPLMLEHSGGGSIINITSTMGRLAGRGFAAYGTAKAALAHYTRLAALDLCPRIRVNAIAPGSILTSALDIVASNDELRKPMEEATPLRRLGEPHDIAAAAVYLASPAGSYLTGKTLEVDGGLTVPNLDMPIPDL